One stretch of Paenibacillus sp. AN1007 DNA includes these proteins:
- a CDS encoding Crp/Fnr family transcriptional regulator yields MICEHDRNDACFSKVSLFQHLEPEDASLLTSLLHTRTYHKGEYVVQDGERSDTLFVIHQGSVKLSKYNENGKEHIIRFLFSGDFFGQSSLLHQTPHHANAEVLEPSSICSIHKQDFDQLLEQDPKLAYHFLLAITSLLSETDKWNSSLSAMTTEQKIAKLLLDFHTRNHENHDLRLPVFKKDMALLLGITPETLSRKLNVMQHQNLLQVNGNEIRILQLQELKDMIF; encoded by the coding sequence ATGATTTGTGAACATGACCGAAATGATGCCTGTTTCTCCAAAGTTTCGCTTTTTCAACATCTGGAGCCTGAGGACGCTTCACTGCTGACCTCCCTTCTCCATACCCGAACCTACCATAAAGGAGAATATGTCGTTCAGGATGGCGAGCGTTCAGATACTCTTTTTGTGATACATCAAGGCAGCGTAAAGCTGTCCAAATATAACGAAAATGGCAAGGAGCATATTATCCGGTTTTTGTTTTCGGGCGATTTTTTCGGGCAAAGTTCACTGCTGCACCAGACACCGCATCACGCCAATGCAGAAGTTCTTGAACCCTCATCGATATGCTCTATTCACAAACAGGACTTTGACCAGCTGCTTGAGCAGGATCCTAAGCTCGCTTATCATTTCCTGCTTGCCATAACAAGTCTGTTAAGTGAAACCGACAAGTGGAATAGTTCTCTCAGCGCAATGACCACGGAGCAAAAAATTGCCAAACTGCTCCTCGATTTCCATACCCGGAATCATGAAAACCACGATCTCCGACTGCCGGTATTCAAAAAAGATATGGCGCTGCTTCTGGGAATCACACCCGAGACGTTAAGTCGAAAATTAAATGTCATGCAGCACCAGAATCTGCTTCAAGTGAACGGGAACGAAATCCGGATTCTGCAGCTGCAGGAATTGAAAGATATGATCTTTTGA
- a CDS encoding MFS transporter, translating into MQQKGKVQLPLQTASLILGFMVWVILSSLMPFIKEDIVLTSSQLAWATAIPVLIGSIARIPIGYWTNRYGARNIFMISFVLLLAPVWWVSRAASFSDLVIGGFFLGIGGAVFSVGVTSLPKYYPKERHGFVNGIYGIGNLGTALSAFGAPLVAAHVGWSKTVLLYSILLIGMAVLNFVLGDKKETRVTLPLMQQLKDVSRNNKLWLLCLFYFLTFGSFVAFTVYLPNFLVTNFQMDKVDAGLRTAGFILVATIMRPVGGWLGDRFNPFKILMFVFGGLTVAAIVLSFAPSFYIYTVGCLTVALCAGTGNGTIFKLVPMYFVKQAGIANGMISAMGGLGGFFPPLMLTLLYSMTGHYAIGFMALSQIALVSLVLVIWMFYQEKLELSASILENTIEAILVTDTNSVIRSVNPAFTAVTGYTAEEAVGQKPSMLKSGRQDKKFYDQLWRELREKGYWQGEIWNRKKNGEVYQEWLSITAIRNEAGEIKYYAGMFSDMSKPDLTLA; encoded by the coding sequence ATGCAGCAAAAAGGTAAAGTTCAACTGCCCTTGCAAACGGCAAGTCTGATTCTCGGTTTCATGGTATGGGTGATTCTGTCTTCACTCATGCCCTTCATTAAAGAAGATATCGTACTTACATCATCGCAGCTGGCTTGGGCGACGGCCATTCCAGTCTTGATCGGTTCGATTGCCCGTATTCCGATTGGGTATTGGACGAACCGATATGGAGCGCGTAACATTTTCATGATCAGCTTTGTACTGTTACTGGCTCCAGTATGGTGGGTAAGCCGCGCAGCATCCTTCAGTGATCTGGTCATTGGCGGATTTTTCCTCGGGATCGGAGGGGCTGTATTTTCAGTCGGTGTAACCTCACTGCCGAAGTATTATCCGAAAGAGCGCCACGGTTTCGTGAACGGGATCTATGGTATCGGTAACTTGGGGACGGCACTTTCCGCATTCGGGGCACCTCTGGTTGCTGCCCATGTGGGCTGGTCGAAAACGGTGCTGCTTTACAGCATTCTTTTAATTGGTATGGCAGTGCTGAATTTTGTTTTGGGAGACAAAAAAGAAACTCGTGTCACCCTTCCTCTGATGCAGCAGCTAAAAGACGTATCACGCAATAATAAGCTGTGGCTCTTGTGTCTCTTCTATTTCCTGACGTTTGGTTCATTCGTGGCGTTCACCGTCTACCTGCCGAACTTCCTCGTGACCAATTTCCAGATGGATAAGGTCGATGCAGGACTTCGCACCGCAGGATTCATTCTGGTGGCTACGATCATGCGTCCGGTGGGCGGATGGCTGGGAGACCGATTTAATCCATTTAAAATATTGATGTTTGTGTTCGGCGGGCTGACTGTGGCAGCAATTGTATTATCCTTCGCGCCATCCTTTTATATTTACACGGTGGGCTGTCTGACTGTTGCGCTCTGTGCAGGGACGGGAAACGGTACGATTTTCAAATTAGTACCGATGTATTTCGTTAAACAAGCAGGTATCGCGAACGGCATGATCTCGGCAATGGGTGGTTTGGGCGGTTTCTTCCCTCCATTGATGCTGACGCTGCTGTACAGCATGACAGGTCATTATGCGATTGGATTCATGGCTTTATCCCAGATCGCACTGGTAAGTCTCGTGCTTGTGATCTGGATGTTCTATCAGGAGAAGCTCGAGCTGTCTGCCAGCATTTTGGAGAACACGATTGAAGCCATTCTCGTGACGGATACGAACAGTGTCATTCGTTCTGTCAATCCGGCCTTTACCGCAGTTACAGGTTACACGGCTGAAGAAGCGGTAGGGCAGAAGCCAAGTATGCTGAAATCAGGCAGGCAGGATAAAAAGTTCTATGATCAGTTATGGCGGGAGCTGCGTGAAAAAGGATACTGGCAGGGCGAGATCTGGAACCGGAAGAAAAACGGTGAGGTCTATCAGGAGTGGCTCAGTATTACTGCGATCCGTAATGAGGCTGGAGAAATCAAATATTACGCGGGAATGTTCAGTGATATGAGCAAGCCTGACCTGACGCTTGCCTGA
- a CDS encoding ZIP family metal transporter, translating into MWTAFMWGGISASAVVIGALAALFMKIPKRIIGWIMAFGTGTLIGAATFELLGDALNDGGMLPTAIGFTAGAVVYTLFDLLISAKGGSNRKRSSRKDSSQQSGLGIFAGTVMDAIPESIMLGASLLAGNGVSVVLVVSIFVSNIPEGLSSTAGLKNSKYSKGKILLMWLGVLLISSLAALGGYLFLEQLPKEMGAAIGAFAGGGIIAMLCSTMMPEAFEEGGPVVGLIASMGLLVSLLLDI; encoded by the coding sequence ATGTGGACTGCGTTTATGTGGGGCGGCATCTCCGCCTCGGCGGTGGTTATCGGTGCGCTTGCTGCACTTTTTATGAAGATTCCGAAAAGGATTATCGGCTGGATAATGGCTTTCGGGACAGGAACGCTGATTGGTGCAGCAACGTTTGAGCTGCTTGGAGATGCACTGAACGATGGAGGCATGCTGCCAACAGCTATTGGTTTTACTGCAGGGGCAGTGGTATATACGCTGTTTGATCTGCTCATCTCAGCTAAAGGCGGGTCTAATCGGAAACGTTCCAGCAGGAAGGATTCAAGCCAGCAAAGCGGTCTCGGGATATTCGCAGGCACAGTGATGGATGCAATTCCCGAGTCGATCATGCTGGGGGCCAGTTTGCTGGCCGGTAACGGAGTAAGTGTGGTGCTCGTGGTCTCCATCTTTGTCAGCAACATTCCTGAAGGGTTATCCAGTACGGCAGGACTGAAGAACAGCAAGTACAGCAAAGGTAAAATTTTATTGATGTGGCTCGGTGTACTGCTGATCTCTTCACTTGCCGCACTCGGGGGATATCTGTTTCTGGAACAGCTTCCGAAGGAGATGGGCGCAGCGATCGGAGCCTTTGCCGGCGGAGGCATCATAGCCATGCTCTGCTCAACGATGATGCCAGAGGCTTTTGAGGAAGGAGGCCCTGTTGTAGGGTTGATCGCTTCTATGGGATTGCTTGTGTCACTGCTGCTGGACATCTAA
- the narI gene encoding respiratory nitrate reductase subunit gamma: MLWGALPYMVIVFCVTATIWRYVTNPFSWTSKSSEMLEKRMLRWGSLLFHIGIFAVICGHIAGLLVPIEFYHWIGLSDEAYHMGAVFGGLPAGIIAFAGLFILLVRRYTARRVRAASSVGDWLALAMLIIVIVTGILATSANAVNHSGFDYRTTINPWLRGLLVFQPDPALMQTVPMNFKIHILLTFVLYCVFPFTRLVHMLSMPLGYLRRSYVLYRRRDGAVYPNQEQKKERAM, translated from the coding sequence ATGTTATGGGGTGCTCTCCCGTATATGGTCATTGTGTTTTGCGTCACGGCGACCATCTGGAGATATGTAACCAATCCGTTTAGTTGGACATCCAAATCAAGTGAGATGCTGGAGAAACGTATGCTGCGATGGGGAAGTTTACTCTTCCACATCGGCATTTTCGCCGTCATCTGCGGACATATTGCCGGTTTGCTAGTACCGATCGAATTTTACCACTGGATCGGTCTGAGTGACGAAGCCTATCATATGGGCGCTGTGTTCGGCGGATTACCGGCAGGAATTATTGCATTTGCCGGTTTGTTTATTCTGTTGGTACGCCGCTATACGGCTCGTAGAGTACGGGCAGCAAGCAGCGTCGGAGATTGGTTGGCACTTGCGATGCTGATCATTGTTATTGTGACCGGCATACTGGCAACATCGGCCAATGCGGTAAACCACAGCGGCTTTGACTATCGTACAACGATTAATCCATGGCTGCGGGGGCTTTTGGTCTTCCAACCAGATCCGGCATTAATGCAGACGGTACCGATGAACTTCAAAATTCATATCCTGCTCACATTTGTGCTGTACTGTGTGTTCCCATTCACACGTCTCGTTCACATGCTGAGCATGCCGCTTGGATATCTGAGACGCAGCTATGTGCTGTATCGCAGAAGAGATGGAGCAGTGTATCCGAATCAGGAACAAAAAAAGGAAAGGGCGATGTAA
- a CDS encoding YlbF family regulator: MTTVVKMDKQLIMHKMQELCSLLLQDEGYKEMRAMIDQFAADEQATEQYERFMEKHQALEEKERQNIELLESEIKVYEEEERALYDHPLIRRFIYAQREFSQLHQQISTYFTKSVELNRLPEAKELGKEACGCGGNCSGH, from the coding sequence ATGACTACCGTCGTTAAAATGGACAAACAATTGATTATGCATAAAATGCAGGAGCTCTGCTCCTTGCTGTTACAGGATGAAGGCTACAAGGAGATGCGTGCAATGATCGACCAGTTTGCCGCAGATGAGCAGGCGACTGAACAGTATGAACGCTTTATGGAGAAACATCAGGCACTCGAAGAGAAAGAACGTCAAAATATTGAACTGCTCGAATCCGAGATTAAAGTTTACGAAGAGGAAGAACGCGCGCTTTATGATCATCCGCTGATTCGCAGATTTATCTATGCGCAGCGCGAGTTCAGTCAACTGCATCAGCAGATCAGCACCTATTTCACAAAATCAGTCGAATTAAACCGTCTGCCCGAAGCTAAAGAGCTGGGAAAAGAAGCCTGCGGATGCGGCGGAAACTGCTCTGGTCACTAA
- a CDS encoding carboxymuconolactone decarboxylase family protein, protein MDLRMNYRAANPGAFKAMMAMEQYVSEQFEDKVLYELLKIRVSQINGCAFCLDMHAKDLMKLGDYGDHILLLSVWNEVPLFTDKQRVMLELAETVTRISEQGVPLELYNKVREYFSETEVVNLIMAVNSINSWNRIAITTGMYPGCFN, encoded by the coding sequence ATGGATTTAAGAATGAATTACAGAGCGGCAAACCCCGGTGCATTCAAAGCCATGATGGCGATGGAACAGTATGTATCCGAACAGTTCGAGGATAAGGTGTTATACGAGCTGTTAAAAATCCGCGTGTCACAGATCAACGGCTGTGCTTTTTGTTTGGACATGCATGCCAAGGATTTGATGAAGCTGGGCGATTACGGGGATCATATACTACTGCTGAGTGTATGGAATGAAGTTCCTTTATTTACGGACAAACAGCGTGTTATGCTTGAACTGGCAGAGACTGTCACGCGGATATCGGAACAAGGAGTTCCGCTTGAGCTGTACAATAAAGTTCGTGAGTACTTTAGTGAAACGGAAGTCGTTAACCTGATTATGGCCGTCAACTCCATCAACAGCTGGAACCGGATTGCTATAACGACAGGTATGTACCCTGGCTGCTTTAACTAA
- a CDS encoding multicopper oxidase domain-containing protein: MFSFPNIYKYTLILTIFTAALSHCSSPSSAPNSQHKEEAFSSSAPSQPPVDPIIRREGHTVYIEMTAQVTDIEISKGVIYNAWTFNGTSPGPVLRVKEGDTIVFTLKNKDTRMNHSMDMHAVHASPSRKFIDVMPGEEGTFTYPATSPGVFMYHCGSKPTLAHIANGMYGMIIVEPKAGYPSDHLIDRSYTLVQSEWYKEHDYNSFLNEEPEYVVFNGNTYTLKEHPLFAKAGDTVRIYISNAGPNEVSSFHVVGTMMDRVYTDGNPRNIQYGIQTVMLPASGGAVVEFTVTEEGDYPIVTHQFKHVDKGASAVLRVTKDGKDHGGTTMSH, encoded by the coding sequence ATGTTCTCATTCCCCAACATCTACAAATACACGCTTATCCTAACGATCTTCACCGCAGCGCTCTCTCACTGCAGTTCACCAAGCAGCGCTCCGAACAGTCAGCATAAAGAAGAGGCTTTCTCCAGCTCTGCACCAAGCCAGCCGCCCGTTGATCCGATCATCCGCAGAGAGGGCCATACCGTTTATATTGAAATGACCGCACAAGTGACTGATATTGAAATTTCGAAAGGGGTCATTTACAACGCCTGGACCTTTAACGGCACTTCCCCCGGACCCGTCCTGCGTGTGAAAGAAGGCGACACCATCGTCTTTACTTTAAAAAATAAAGATACCCGCATGAACCACTCGATGGATATGCATGCCGTCCATGCTTCTCCAAGCCGTAAATTCATTGATGTCATGCCCGGAGAAGAAGGAACCTTTACCTATCCGGCCACTTCTCCGGGGGTATTTATGTATCACTGCGGAAGCAAGCCGACCCTTGCCCATATCGCCAACGGGATGTACGGCATGATCATTGTGGAACCCAAGGCGGGTTACCCTTCGGATCATCTCATTGATCGCTCCTACACCCTTGTACAGAGCGAATGGTACAAAGAGCATGATTATAATTCATTTTTGAATGAGGAACCGGAATATGTAGTTTTTAATGGCAATACCTATACCCTCAAAGAACATCCACTGTTTGCCAAAGCAGGAGACACCGTGCGCATATACATCAGCAACGCGGGTCCGAATGAAGTTTCTTCCTTCCACGTTGTTGGTACGATGATGGACAGGGTATACACGGATGGAAATCCAAGGAACATCCAATATGGTATTCAGACAGTCATGCTTCCTGCCAGCGGAGGAGCTGTTGTCGAGTTTACCGTCACCGAGGAAGGCGATTATCCCATCGTAACCCATCAATTCAAACACGTAGACAAGGGTGCTTCTGCCGTGCTTCGCGTCACGAAAGATGGCAAAGACCACGGTGGTACAACCATGTCTCATTAA
- the narH gene encoding nitrate reductase subunit beta, protein MKIKAQVSMVMNLDKCIGCHTCSVTCKNTWTNRPGAEYMYFNNVETKPGVGYPKQWEDQDRYRGGWEMKNGKLELKSGTRARRLLNIFHNPDQPTIDDYYEPWTYDYEKLTNSPEKKHQPVARPKSQITGEYMNLEWGPNWEDDLAGAHVTGLEDPNMKGVEESIKMDFEQVFMMYLPRICEHCLNPSCVSSCPSGAMYKREEDGIVLVDQNACRAWRFCVSSCPYKKVYFNWQTNKAEKCTLCFPRIEAGLPTICSETCVGRIRYIGLMLYDADRIEAAASVENEKDLYESQMDVFLDPNDPEVIREARAAGIPEDWIIAAQQSPIYKMVIDWKIALPLHPEYRTMPMVWYIPPLSPITNRVEGQGSSLEANDIFPAIDNMRIPVEYLANLLTAGDTERIREVLRKMAVMRIHMRNQQTGKTSESDLLNLAGMSAQEVEDMYRLLAIAKYDDRFVIPPAHREEVADLFSEQGSCGLDFAGGPGSCGVFS, encoded by the coding sequence TTGAAGATTAAAGCACAAGTCAGTATGGTCATGAACCTGGATAAATGTATCGGCTGCCATACATGCAGCGTCACATGCAAAAACACCTGGACGAATCGTCCAGGTGCAGAGTACATGTATTTTAACAATGTGGAGACCAAACCAGGTGTCGGTTACCCGAAACAATGGGAGGATCAGGACCGTTACCGCGGCGGTTGGGAGATGAAGAATGGCAAGCTGGAGCTGAAATCAGGTACACGTGCCAGACGTTTGCTTAACATTTTCCATAACCCCGATCAACCAACGATTGACGATTACTATGAGCCATGGACCTATGACTATGAAAAATTGACCAACAGCCCGGAGAAAAAACATCAGCCGGTTGCCAGACCGAAATCCCAGATTACGGGAGAGTACATGAATCTCGAATGGGGTCCAAACTGGGAAGATGACCTTGCAGGTGCCCATGTAACAGGGCTGGAAGACCCGAACATGAAGGGTGTCGAGGAATCGATCAAAATGGACTTTGAACAGGTATTTATGATGTACCTGCCAAGAATCTGTGAACACTGTCTGAACCCGTCTTGTGTGTCTTCTTGTCCATCGGGAGCCATGTACAAACGGGAAGAGGACGGCATTGTACTGGTTGACCAGAATGCCTGCCGAGCGTGGCGCTTCTGTGTATCCAGCTGCCCGTACAAAAAAGTGTATTTCAACTGGCAGACGAACAAAGCCGAGAAATGTACACTATGCTTCCCGCGGATTGAAGCGGGCCTGCCCACAATTTGTTCCGAAACCTGTGTTGGACGTATCCGTTATATCGGTCTGATGCTGTACGATGCTGATCGCATTGAAGCGGCAGCTTCCGTGGAAAATGAAAAGGACCTTTATGAGTCTCAAATGGATGTTTTCCTTGATCCGAATGATCCTGAAGTCATTCGTGAAGCACGGGCGGCAGGCATACCGGAGGACTGGATTATTGCAGCACAGCAATCCCCAATCTATAAAATGGTGATTGACTGGAAAATCGCACTGCCGCTTCATCCGGAATACCGCACCATGCCGATGGTATGGTATATTCCGCCGCTCAGCCCGATTACTAACCGGGTAGAAGGCCAAGGAAGTTCGCTCGAAGCAAACGATATTTTCCCGGCCATTGATAATATGCGCATTCCGGTTGAATATCTGGCGAACCTGCTTACGGCCGGAGATACAGAACGTATTCGTGAAGTGCTGCGCAAGATGGCTGTGATGCGGATTCACATGCGCAACCAACAGACTGGCAAAACCAGTGAGTCTGACCTGCTGAATCTGGCAGGCATGAGTGCACAGGAAGTGGAAGACATGTATCGTCTGCTTGCCATTGCGAAATATGATGATCGCTTTGTCATCCCGCCAGCTCACCGTGAGGAAGTGGCAGACCTCTTCAGTGAACAAGGCAGCTGCGGCCTTGACTTTGCAGGCGGCCCAGGTTCCTGCGGCGTATTCTCATAG
- a CDS encoding SMI1/KNR4 family protein: MRSEVDAVINELREQLNPLLDRKIQDEEIRALYETYLHLAGASEAELNQLEKLYGVRLPEDFRAFYRNTDGSGYGLHVLYPGDAEQGSCQPFYLMSLEEIRETKQYFCEVDEKLEEYYGEDEMGQLDPEIKPYLFHTSWIPFATMAGGSLYLMLDFDPAEAGTYGQIIMYVHDPDFVYYVTSSFTDLLRMSIRNLDLMDEIEY; encoded by the coding sequence ATGAGGTCTGAAGTGGATGCTGTTATCAACGAGCTGAGGGAACAATTGAACCCTTTGTTGGACCGTAAAATACAAGATGAAGAGATTCGGGCGCTGTATGAAACATATCTTCATCTGGCAGGGGCATCAGAAGCAGAGCTGAATCAGTTGGAGAAGCTGTACGGGGTTCGCCTGCCGGAAGATTTTCGTGCTTTTTATCGTAATACAGATGGCAGTGGGTATGGTCTGCATGTTTTGTATCCGGGGGATGCGGAGCAAGGGTCATGCCAGCCCTTCTATCTGATGTCACTCGAAGAGATTCGGGAGACCAAACAATATTTCTGTGAAGTGGATGAAAAGCTGGAGGAGTATTATGGAGAAGATGAAATGGGTCAGCTGGACCCGGAAATAAAACCGTATTTATTTCACACGTCTTGGATACCTTTTGCCACAATGGCTGGGGGCTCGCTCTATTTGATGTTAGATTTTGATCCAGCAGAGGCAGGTACATATGGTCAGATCATTATGTATGTGCATGATCCGGACTTTGTCTATTACGTAACCTCTTCGTTTACGGACCTGCTTCGGATGTCTATCCGCAATCTGGATCTGATGGATGAGATTGAATACTGA
- a CDS encoding Crp/Fnr family transcriptional regulator has translation MTRVNKENAAEFLQQFPIFQDLSSEELKQVEEIAISRSINKKTVIFSEGSEKEAVFFIRTGIVKAYKTDENGHEQIVSFLKTGDMFPHTGFFNAHPYPATAVAITPTSLLAIPVRQFERLMLSTPSIAIKIMRVLGDKIRELQDKLQVLSGQDVRNRVLSFLLMLAEQHGQQQADKVVINLPMTHQEFANSIGTTRETANRLLNQLAKDELLEVDRSRIIIHNLPALKEQRDA, from the coding sequence ATGACCAGGGTTAATAAAGAAAACGCAGCGGAATTTCTGCAGCAGTTTCCTATTTTCCAGGACCTGAGCTCCGAAGAGTTGAAACAGGTTGAAGAAATCGCCATATCCCGAAGCATCAACAAAAAAACAGTGATTTTTAGTGAGGGCAGTGAGAAAGAAGCCGTGTTCTTCATCCGTACAGGTATCGTCAAAGCCTACAAAACGGATGAGAACGGACATGAACAGATTGTCTCTTTTCTCAAAACAGGCGATATGTTTCCACATACCGGTTTTTTCAACGCGCATCCATATCCCGCTACGGCTGTGGCGATTACACCAACAAGTCTGCTGGCAATCCCCGTCAGACAATTTGAACGGCTAATGCTCAGCACACCTTCGATTGCTATTAAAATCATGCGTGTGCTTGGCGATAAAATCCGTGAATTGCAGGATAAGCTGCAGGTGCTTTCCGGACAGGATGTTCGTAATCGTGTGCTCTCCTTTCTCCTTATGCTCGCAGAGCAGCATGGTCAGCAGCAGGCGGATAAGGTCGTTATTAATCTGCCTATGACACACCAGGAGTTTGCCAATTCGATCGGAACAACACGAGAAACTGCCAATCGCCTGCTGAACCAGCTCGCGAAGGATGAGCTGCTGGAGGTTGATCGCAGCCGCATCATTATTCATAACCTGCCAGCTCTAAAAGAACAGCGAGACGCTTGA
- a CDS encoding YwiC-like family protein, protein MIELKSSASTNLKPIVIPHEHGGWAMVSVPFFVGVAASSPQWLHVPLFMAWLGLYLTAYPLLQSLKRNANRPRLYTWAAIYGTIALVCLIPAVIGQSSLLWFGPMLAGLLLVNIWHVKHKAERSLTNDLCAMLVFSLGGAAAYLIGSGEWDYGMVIVVLFSFLHFTGSTFFVKSVFRERSNPRWIRLSRLVHVVLLFIPAIVGYPWMGLAYVYSAARAFRYAGHTLRPMKVGMIEIIGAVQFLLWFILL, encoded by the coding sequence GTGATTGAATTGAAAAGCAGTGCGAGTACAAACTTAAAACCAATCGTTATCCCTCATGAGCATGGCGGATGGGCGATGGTGAGTGTGCCTTTTTTCGTCGGTGTGGCGGCGAGCAGTCCCCAGTGGCTTCATGTGCCGCTTTTTATGGCCTGGCTTGGCCTGTATTTGACGGCTTATCCCCTGCTGCAATCACTCAAACGAAATGCGAATCGGCCGCGTTTATATACATGGGCAGCCATATATGGCACGATTGCCCTAGTCTGTCTCATCCCGGCTGTTATTGGTCAATCATCACTGTTGTGGTTTGGACCTATGCTGGCTGGACTGCTGCTGGTGAACATTTGGCATGTGAAACACAAGGCAGAAAGATCCCTGACTAATGATCTGTGTGCGATGCTGGTGTTTTCGCTTGGCGGAGCGGCAGCTTATCTGATCGGCAGCGGTGAATGGGATTACGGAATGGTCATCGTTGTATTATTTTCCTTTTTACATTTTACAGGAAGTACGTTCTTTGTGAAATCCGTCTTTAGGGAACGCAGCAATCCACGCTGGATCAGGTTGTCACGTCTTGTCCATGTTGTACTCTTATTCATTCCGGCTATCGTTGGGTACCCATGGATGGGGCTGGCCTATGTTTATTCCGCTGCGCGGGCGTTTCGTTATGCAGGCCATACACTGCGTCCCATGAAGGTGGGGATGATCGAGATTATTGGTGCCGTGCAGTTCCTGCTCTGGTTCATTCTGCTGTAG
- the narJ gene encoding nitrate reductase molybdenum cofactor assembly chaperone, protein MTIDIDPEPIVEPVYDTETRRMVCKLISYLLQYPDTEWREGLQGVEEAVLSISEEEVKQVVLTFTRAARAVDAIKWQDAYVRAFDFDKKSNLYLTYAAHGDERDRGPALIDLKRRYEAAGFYMEASELPDYLPMVLEFIAEAPEKDAIGVLGSCYKSLVTMTESIAGQNSPYGPLLTLMLQVLPELSVSDVPEPSQEQQKQPLGGLNEIVELMRRGNR, encoded by the coding sequence ATGACAATTGATATTGATCCAGAACCCATCGTGGAGCCGGTTTATGACACGGAAACAAGACGAATGGTCTGCAAACTGATCTCCTATCTGCTGCAGTATCCGGATACCGAGTGGAGAGAGGGATTGCAGGGTGTAGAGGAAGCCGTTCTTTCGATCTCTGAGGAAGAAGTGAAGCAGGTCGTGTTAACCTTTACCAGAGCTGCACGGGCTGTTGATGCGATTAAGTGGCAGGATGCATATGTACGAGCGTTTGACTTTGATAAGAAATCGAACCTCTATCTCACTTATGCGGCCCATGGTGATGAGCGGGATCGCGGCCCGGCACTGATTGATTTGAAGCGCAGATATGAAGCAGCTGGTTTCTATATGGAAGCCAGCGAGCTGCCGGATTATTTGCCGATGGTGCTTGAATTTATTGCCGAGGCACCTGAGAAAGATGCGATTGGTGTTCTTGGCAGCTGCTATAAGTCGCTGGTGACCATGACCGAGAGCATCGCAGGACAGAATAGTCCATATGGGCCGCTCCTTACGCTCATGCTGCAGGTACTGCCCGAGCTGTCTGTTTCGGACGTCCCTGAACCAAGCCAAGAACAACAGAAACAACCGTTAGGCGGTCTTAACGAGATCGTCGAGCTGATGAGGAGGGGCAATCGGTGA
- a CDS encoding SMI1/KNR4 family protein, whose product MYIVSRMLKPVPQQELQQVEQEQSARLPSAYQRWLQQYGEGTYSGWMNIQRPDPEVLKPFADYDLWEHSEETVISQDQLQECISIGSSVDGDFLALHADVEGLIWLPRHDEQITVWPSNDRSFADTLDRIYCGYYRRDMPFRPAYFEPWNEERRPVFYNFSGKENGISMKELADLCQSRYSWDLVIEDEYMCRLFRTAVGGYVRFNYAYEREIVLFYENERMRDGQEVQMQVQEIQQFLEAHYCTLHE is encoded by the coding sequence ATGTACATCGTGTCTCGTATGTTGAAGCCTGTCCCGCAGCAGGAACTGCAGCAGGTGGAGCAAGAGCAATCCGCTCGTCTGCCCTCGGCTTATCAACGCTGGTTACAGCAGTACGGAGAAGGAACTTATTCGGGCTGGATGAATATTCAGCGTCCTGACCCTGAAGTGTTAAAACCATTTGCGGACTACGATTTATGGGAGCATTCAGAGGAAACGGTCATCAGCCAGGACCAGCTGCAGGAATGTATCAGCATCGGCAGTTCAGTCGATGGGGATTTCCTGGCGTTACATGCAGATGTGGAGGGACTGATCTGGCTTCCGCGGCATGATGAACAGATTACCGTGTGGCCTTCTAATGATCGCTCGTTCGCTGACACTCTTGACCGAATCTACTGCGGATATTACCGCAGAGACATGCCCTTCAGACCAGCGTATTTCGAACCTTGGAACGAGGAGCGGCGACCTGTGTTTTATAATTTCTCGGGAAAAGAGAACGGGATTTCGATGAAAGAACTGGCTGATCTGTGCCAATCCCGCTATTCGTGGGATCTGGTCATCGAAGACGAATATATGTGCAGGCTGTTTCGAACAGCTGTGGGAGGATATGTTCGTTTTAATTACGCATACGAGCGTGAAATTGTCCTGTTTTATGAGAATGAACGTATGAGGGATGGGCAGGAAGTGCAGATGCAGGTACAGGAGATACAGCAGTTTTTAGAGGCGCATTACTGCACCCTGCATGAGTAA